From a single Labrenzia sp. PHM005 genomic region:
- the greA gene encoding transcription elongation factor GreA produces MEKVPMTSAGYTMLQEELKERTGTERPRIVDAISEARAHGDLSENAEYHAAKEAQSLNEGRIAELEDKLSRAEVIDVSKLSGDVVKFGATVSLIDEDTEEEKKYMIVGDVESDVKQSKVSISSPIARALIGKSVGDSVEVAAPGGAHSYEIVDVKYL; encoded by the coding sequence ATGGAAAAAGTTCCGATGACCTCCGCCGGGTACACCATGCTCCAAGAAGAGCTGAAAGAGCGTACCGGTACTGAGCGCCCGCGAATTGTCGATGCCATCTCTGAGGCACGTGCGCATGGCGACCTATCGGAAAATGCCGAGTATCACGCAGCCAAGGAAGCTCAGAGCCTGAATGAAGGCCGGATTGCGGAACTGGAAGACAAGCTCTCCCGCGCCGAAGTGATCGACGTCAGCAAACTGTCCGGTGATGTTGTAAAATTTGGTGCAACCGTATCTCTCATTGATGAGGACACGGAAGAAGAGAAGAAATACATGATCGTGGGTGACGTTGAATCGGACGTCAAACAAAGCAAGGTCTCGATTTCGTCTCCGATCGCGCGTGCACTGATTGGCAAATCCGTTGGGGACAGTGTCGAAGTTGCAGCGCCCGGTGGTGCCCATTCCTATGAGATCGTTGACGTAAAATACCTCTGA
- a CDS encoding GatB/YqeY domain-containing protein, with product MRERINTALRAAQDASDKRRCATLRLIQTAVKDRENAAREHGKDGVNEDEVVDILRKMLRQRDASAEEFESGGQLDLAEQERIEQAIIREFLPEQLSEAEVRSACESTVKEIDAHGLRDIGRCMSELKSRYPGKMDFVQASCVMKDMLRNAGNENTGGEPGDEASN from the coding sequence ATGCGAGAAAGAATCAATACTGCTTTGCGGGCAGCTCAAGACGCGAGCGACAAACGCCGGTGTGCCACACTGCGTTTGATACAAACTGCTGTCAAAGACCGCGAAAACGCGGCCAGAGAACATGGCAAAGATGGTGTCAACGAGGATGAGGTCGTTGATATTCTTCGGAAAATGCTCCGGCAACGCGATGCTTCTGCGGAAGAGTTTGAAAGTGGCGGCCAGCTGGATCTGGCTGAACAGGAGCGCATCGAGCAAGCGATAATCCGGGAATTTTTGCCCGAACAGTTGAGCGAAGCCGAAGTTCGCTCGGCCTGCGAGTCCACGGTCAAGGAAATTGATGCTCATGGGCTTCGCGACATTGGCCGCTGTATGAGTGAATTGAAATCCCGTTATCCAGGGAAGATGGACTTTGTTCAGGCGTCCTGCGTCATGAAGGATATGTTGCGCAATGCAGGCAACGAAAACACTGGCGGCGAGCCCGGAGATGAGGCCAGTAACTGA
- a CDS encoding DNA-binding transcriptional regulator translates to MPDSKSKSINAIMTPDQFRSWRRTLGLKQKDAAEQLGLKKRMLQYYEKGNRDGRPVEIPKSIRLACYALSQGIADFDGQTATELGSSADNSDK, encoded by the coding sequence ATGCCCGATTCAAAATCCAAATCCATCAATGCCATCATGACACCGGATCAATTCCGGAGCTGGCGGAGAACGCTCGGGTTGAAACAAAAAGATGCGGCCGAACAACTTGGCCTGAAGAAGCGGATGCTCCAGTACTATGAGAAGGGAAACCGGGATGGCCGGCCGGTTGAAATTCCAAAATCCATCCGTCTTGCCTGTTATGCCCTGTCTCAAGGAATAGCCGATTTTGACGGACAAACGGCCACCGAACTTGGCTCATCCGCCGACAATTCGGACAAGTGA
- a CDS encoding DUF6868 family protein → MTKKEITAFVGWCCVLNVTLLLISSAALLFEPSWIRSVFALAYTTGDMRALHSEILHIDQQEIGMFYVNVLTQYKLLIVVFNVVPYCALKLMRKT, encoded by the coding sequence ATGACCAAGAAAGAGATTACAGCTTTTGTGGGCTGGTGTTGCGTGTTGAACGTCACGCTGCTGCTCATCAGTTCTGCTGCGCTTCTATTTGAGCCGAGCTGGATTCGCAGCGTATTTGCGCTTGCTTATACCACAGGCGACATGCGGGCTTTGCATTCGGAAATTCTACACATCGATCAGCAAGAAATCGGGATGTTCTACGTAAACGTTTTGACCCAATACAAGCTCTTGATTGTTGTGTTCAATGTTGTGCCCTATTGCGCACTCAAACTCATGCGCAAAACATAA
- the carB gene encoding carbamoyl-phosphate synthase large subunit produces MPKRTDISSILIIGAGPIVIGQACEFDYSGTQACKALREEGYRIILVNSNPATIMTDPDLADATYIEPITPDLVAKIIEKERPDALLPTMGGQTALNCALDLEQMGVLEKFGVQMIGARADVIDKAEDREKFRAAMDAIGLENPRAAIASSPAIRDEDGRITGYDRNAGYLEAMRAIDEIGLPAIIRPAFTLGGTGGGVAYNREEFETIVRSGIDASPVGQVLIDESLLGWKEYEMEVVRDKADNCIIICSIENVDPMGVHTGDSITVAPALTLTDKEYQIMRDASIAVLREIGVETGGSNVQFAVNPENGRLVVIEMNPRVSRSSALASKATGFPIAKIAAKLAVGYTLDELENDITGGATPASFEPTIDYVVTKIPRFAFEKFPGSEPYLTTAMKSVGEVMAIGRTFNESLQKALRGLETGLNGLDEVEIPGLDQGDDRNAMRAAVSTATPTRLLSVAQAMRLGMSVEEINQASGINTWFLEQMADILAMEAKIRNIGLPKDAANLRKLKGMGFSDARLASLAGVDTDDIVKLRGELEVHPVYKRIDTCAAEFASPTAYMYSTYEAPFMGKPACEANPSDKKKVVILGGGPNRIGQGIEFDYCCCHAAFALEDAGYETIMVNCNPETVSTDYDTSDRLYFEPLTPEDVLEIIRKEQENGTLHGVIVQFGGQTPLKLAQSLVKAGVPILGTSPDMIDLAEDRDRFQKLLIKLGLKQPENGIAYSVEQGRLIASQLGLPLVVRPSYVLGGRAMQIIRDEEALNSYLLGTLPELVPAEVRAKYPNDKTGQINTVLGTNPLLFDRYLEGAIEVDVDALCDGKDVFVCGIMEHIEEAGIHSGDSACSLPPFSLSKELINELKRQTTEMALALEVGGLMNVQFAIKDDEIYVLEVNPRASRTVPFVAKTVGAPIAKIASRIMAGESLASFGLSEKKLDHIAVKEAVFPFARFPGVDTILGPEMRSTGEVMGLDNGFGRAFAKSQIGCGTGVPEKGTVFVSMRDQDKAGVVDAVRSLEEAGFTIIATAGTQTYLQEQGIEAKKINKVMEGRPHIVDAVKNGEVQLVFNTTEGAQAISDSRSMRRAALLNKVPYYTTLAGSVAAAKGICAHKAGSLEVRPLQSYFA; encoded by the coding sequence ATGCCTAAACGCACAGATATTTCTTCCATCCTGATCATTGGTGCCGGCCCGATTGTTATCGGCCAAGCCTGCGAATTCGACTATTCGGGAACCCAGGCCTGTAAGGCACTGCGCGAAGAGGGCTACCGTATCATTCTGGTCAACTCCAATCCGGCGACGATCATGACCGATCCGGACTTGGCCGATGCGACTTACATCGAGCCGATCACGCCTGACCTGGTTGCAAAAATCATTGAGAAAGAACGCCCGGACGCGTTGTTGCCGACCATGGGCGGTCAAACCGCGTTGAACTGCGCCCTCGACCTGGAGCAGATGGGTGTTCTGGAGAAATTCGGTGTGCAGATGATCGGTGCTCGCGCCGATGTCATCGATAAAGCGGAAGACCGTGAAAAATTCCGCGCCGCCATGGATGCCATTGGCCTGGAAAATCCGCGTGCAGCCATCGCCTCATCACCGGCCATCCGGGACGAAGACGGCAGGATTACAGGTTATGACCGGAATGCCGGTTATCTGGAAGCGATGCGCGCGATCGACGAGATCGGCCTGCCAGCCATTATCCGTCCTGCGTTCACCCTCGGCGGAACTGGCGGCGGTGTCGCTTACAACCGCGAAGAATTCGAGACGATCGTCCGCTCCGGCATTGATGCCTCACCGGTAGGCCAGGTCCTGATCGATGAGAGCCTTTTGGGCTGGAAAGAATATGAAATGGAGGTCGTTCGCGACAAGGCGGACAACTGCATCATCATCTGTTCCATTGAAAACGTCGATCCAATGGGCGTGCATACCGGTGATTCGATCACCGTCGCCCCTGCATTGACCCTGACCGACAAAGAATACCAGATCATGCGGGACGCCTCGATCGCCGTCCTGCGTGAAATTGGTGTCGAAACCGGCGGCTCGAATGTTCAGTTCGCCGTCAATCCGGAAAACGGCCGTCTGGTCGTCATCGAGATGAACCCGCGCGTCTCCCGCTCGTCTGCTTTGGCGTCCAAGGCAACCGGATTCCCGATCGCCAAGATCGCAGCGAAGCTGGCGGTCGGCTACACGCTGGACGAACTTGAAAACGACATCACGGGCGGCGCGACACCAGCTTCCTTTGAGCCGACCATCGACTATGTGGTCACCAAGATCCCGCGCTTTGCCTTTGAAAAGTTCCCGGGCTCCGAGCCGTATCTGACGACCGCAATGAAGTCAGTCGGAGAAGTTATGGCGATCGGCCGGACCTTCAATGAAAGCCTGCAAAAAGCACTGCGCGGTCTGGAGACCGGCCTCAATGGCCTGGATGAAGTCGAGATCCCTGGTCTCGACCAAGGCGATGACCGTAACGCAATGCGAGCGGCTGTTTCCACCGCAACACCAACCCGGCTTCTGTCTGTCGCCCAGGCCATGCGGCTTGGCATGAGTGTTGAAGAAATCAATCAGGCCAGTGGTATCAACACCTGGTTCCTGGAACAGATGGCCGACATCCTGGCGATGGAGGCCAAGATCCGGAACATCGGGCTGCCCAAAGACGCTGCAAACCTGCGCAAGCTCAAAGGAATGGGCTTTTCAGATGCTCGCCTGGCAAGCCTGGCCGGTGTAGATACGGACGACATCGTCAAGCTGCGCGGAGAATTGGAGGTTCATCCGGTGTACAAGCGGATTGACACCTGTGCGGCAGAATTCGCCTCCCCGACGGCTTACATGTATTCCACATATGAAGCGCCGTTCATGGGCAAGCCAGCCTGCGAAGCCAATCCGTCTGACAAGAAGAAAGTCGTCATTCTCGGCGGCGGTCCAAACCGGATTGGCCAGGGCATCGAGTTTGATTACTGCTGCTGTCACGCAGCCTTCGCACTGGAAGACGCCGGCTACGAGACCATCATGGTCAACTGTAACCCGGAAACCGTCTCCACCGACTATGATACATCCGACCGGCTCTATTTCGAGCCGCTGACACCGGAAGACGTTCTGGAAATCATCCGCAAGGAACAGGAAAACGGCACCTTGCACGGCGTGATCGTTCAGTTCGGCGGTCAGACACCACTGAAACTGGCCCAATCCCTTGTTAAAGCCGGCGTGCCAATTCTTGGCACCTCTCCAGACATGATTGATCTGGCGGAAGACCGGGACCGGTTCCAGAAGCTCTTGATCAAACTTGGCCTGAAACAGCCGGAAAATGGCATTGCCTATTCCGTCGAACAAGGGCGCCTGATTGCAAGCCAGCTCGGTCTGCCGCTGGTCGTCCGGCCGTCTTATGTTCTGGGTGGCCGCGCCATGCAGATCATCCGCGACGAAGAAGCGCTCAATTCCTATCTTCTTGGCACTTTGCCAGAGCTGGTGCCTGCCGAAGTCCGCGCCAAGTATCCAAACGACAAGACTGGCCAGATCAACACGGTCCTGGGCACCAACCCGCTGTTGTTCGACCGCTATCTTGAGGGCGCCATCGAAGTTGACGTCGACGCACTCTGCGACGGCAAGGATGTTTTTGTCTGCGGCATCATGGAGCACATCGAGGAAGCCGGCATTCACTCCGGTGACAGCGCCTGCTCCCTGCCGCCGTTCTCTCTCTCAAAAGAGCTGATTAACGAACTGAAACGCCAGACAACGGAAATGGCGCTTGCGCTCGAGGTCGGTGGCCTGATGAACGTGCAATTCGCCATCAAGGACGACGAGATCTACGTTCTTGAGGTCAACCCGCGCGCATCCAGAACGGTTCCCTTTGTTGCCAAAACAGTTGGCGCACCAATCGCCAAGATCGCCAGCCGGATCATGGCCGGCGAAAGCCTTGCGTCATTTGGTCTCAGTGAGAAAAAGCTGGACCATATCGCGGTCAAGGAAGCTGTCTTCCCGTTTGCGCGCTTCCCAGGTGTCGACACGATCCTCGGCCCGGAAATGCGCTCTACCGGGGAAGTCATGGGTCTCGACAACGGTTTTGGCCGCGCCTTTGCGAAATCTCAGATTGGCTGCGGCACAGGTGTCCCGGAAAAGGGCACCGTGTTTGTGTCCATGCGCGATCAGGACAAGGCCGGTGTCGTCGATGCCGTCAGAAGCCTGGAAGAAGCTGGTTTTACCATCATTGCCACCGCCGGTACGCAAACGTATCTGCAGGAGCAAGGCATCGAGGCGAAAAAGATCAACAAGGTCATGGAAGGCCGTCCGCATATTGTTGACGCGGTGAAGAACGGCGAAGTTCAGCTGGTGTTCAACACGACAGAAGGCGCCCAGGCAATCTCTGACAGCCGCTCCATGCGCCGCGCAGCGCTCCTGAACAAGGTGCCCTATTACACCACGCTGGCAGGCTCTGTGGCCGCGGCGAAGGGGATCTGCGCACATAAAGCGGGGAGTCTTGAAGTTAGGCCTTTGCAATCCTACTTCGCGTGA
- the dnaG gene encoding DNA primase — protein MRFEPRLLDEIRARLPLSEIVARRVTWDRRKTQPGKGDYWACCPFHQEKSPSFHVDDRRNRYKCFGCGASGDHFRFLTETEGLSFPEAVERLAEQAGVALPAPDPQAARREQKRAGLADICEMAAQFFETQFKSPRGDAARAYVQKRGLTQETLREFRFGLAPNSRDALKSHLKGQGIPETAMIEAGLLIKPEDGRPPYDRFRGRLMIPIQDDRGRVVAFGGRTMLPDGQPKYLNSPETPLFHKGTMLFNAHRAREPAFKLNQAVVVEGYMDAIALYQAGIRHVVASLGTAFTEDQILRLWRFAPEPVICFDGDAAGVSAAHRAIDRIFPVLKSGYSFQFSFLPDGMDPDDLIKQRGVSGFQEETARAKSLFDVVWDREISVARLDTPERKAALEKRFDDLIGTIRDERVKRRYQLDLKFKLSNLFFELSRQDRKGGRKPGAEAAGGGVIGLARERVAVSDDFGTERLVLGLCMRYPYLLDRNFERVSGLPFVNELHIGVRDALCRIIDDLETAPVAGLISSFDDPLKDIMHEMVLETIGLQEQKQAEFSALNHRFPLLKANPPEDFVEAAFLHFLDVLELNALEEELQSELASADEHLDETSWDRIQALTQDLARRREECAREEGELAERAKKIRSAPPAASADGSAIASI, from the coding sequence ATGCGATTTGAGCCGCGCCTACTTGATGAAATCCGGGCCCGACTGCCGCTATCCGAAATTGTAGCGCGCAGGGTTACCTGGGATCGGCGCAAGACCCAGCCGGGAAAAGGGGACTATTGGGCTTGCTGCCCGTTTCACCAGGAAAAGAGCCCGAGTTTCCACGTCGACGACCGGCGCAACCGCTACAAATGTTTTGGCTGCGGTGCCTCGGGCGATCATTTCAGGTTTCTAACCGAAACCGAAGGTTTGAGCTTTCCCGAAGCCGTGGAACGGCTGGCTGAACAGGCTGGTGTTGCCTTACCTGCTCCGGATCCGCAGGCCGCGCGGCGGGAACAAAAGCGGGCAGGGCTTGCCGATATATGCGAGATGGCAGCGCAGTTTTTCGAAACACAATTCAAAAGCCCGCGTGGTGATGCGGCCCGCGCTTATGTCCAAAAACGCGGGCTCACTCAGGAGACTTTGCGCGAATTCCGGTTTGGCTTGGCACCAAACAGCCGCGATGCGCTGAAATCCCATCTCAAAGGCCAGGGAATTCCCGAAACGGCGATGATAGAGGCTGGCCTCTTGATCAAACCGGAGGACGGTCGTCCGCCTTATGACCGGTTCCGTGGCCGTTTGATGATCCCGATCCAGGATGACCGCGGCCGGGTGGTTGCCTTTGGTGGCCGGACGATGCTGCCTGATGGTCAACCGAAATACCTCAACTCGCCGGAAACACCGCTCTTCCACAAAGGCACGATGCTGTTCAACGCCCACCGGGCCCGCGAACCTGCCTTCAAGTTGAACCAGGCTGTGGTGGTTGAGGGATATATGGATGCGATTGCACTCTACCAGGCTGGGATCCGCCATGTGGTGGCCTCGCTCGGAACGGCGTTTACCGAAGACCAGATCCTGCGGCTGTGGCGGTTTGCTCCTGAACCGGTGATCTGTTTCGACGGTGATGCCGCGGGTGTATCTGCAGCTCACCGGGCTATTGATCGCATTTTTCCGGTGCTCAAAAGCGGTTATTCGTTCCAATTTAGCTTTCTGCCGGATGGCATGGATCCGGATGATCTCATCAAGCAGCGTGGTGTTTCTGGTTTTCAGGAGGAAACCGCTCGGGCGAAGTCCTTGTTTGATGTGGTCTGGGACCGGGAGATTTCTGTTGCCCGGCTGGATACGCCGGAGCGCAAGGCGGCCCTGGAAAAACGCTTCGACGATTTAATCGGCACCATCCGAGACGAGCGGGTAAAGCGGCGCTATCAGCTGGACCTGAAGTTCAAACTGTCGAACTTGTTTTTCGAATTGTCGCGCCAAGACCGTAAAGGTGGTCGCAAGCCTGGTGCCGAGGCTGCTGGCGGTGGTGTCATTGGGCTTGCGCGCGAGCGAGTGGCAGTCAGCGATGACTTTGGCACTGAGCGGCTCGTTCTAGGCCTTTGCATGCGCTATCCATATCTTCTGGATCGGAATTTCGAGCGGGTCTCGGGCTTGCCCTTTGTCAATGAATTGCACATCGGAGTTCGGGATGCGCTGTGCCGGATTATTGATGATCTTGAAACAGCGCCGGTTGCCGGCCTGATTTCCTCCTTCGATGACCCGCTCAAGGACATCATGCATGAGATGGTGCTGGAAACGATTGGCTTGCAGGAGCAAAAACAGGCAGAGTTTTCTGCGCTCAACCATCGCTTTCCGCTGCTCAAGGCGAACCCGCCCGAGGATTTTGTCGAGGCGGCCTTCCTTCATTTCCTGGATGTGTTGGAACTCAATGCCTTGGAAGAGGAATTGCAATCAGAGCTGGCCAGTGCGGATGAACACTTGGATGAGACGTCTTGGGACCGGATCCAGGCCCTGACGCAAGATCTTGCTCGGCGGCGCGAGGAATGCGCCCGTGAAGAAGGTGAACTTGCCGAACGGGCCAAGAAAATCAGATCAGCACCCCCAGCTGCATCAGCGGATGGAAGTGCTATTGCTTCGATTTGA
- the carA gene encoding glutamine-hydrolyzing carbamoyl-phosphate synthase small subunit, which produces MTTADAWSDTPATALLVLSDGSVIEGYGLGATGQAVGEICFNTAMTGYQEILTDPSYSGQIITFTFPHIGNVGTNGEDIETVNMAADSGIRGTVLAASITDPANYRAAQHLDAWLKSRNLIGISGVDTRALTALIREKGVPNGVIAHDPDGNFDLDNLKMAAANWPGLVGMDLAKDVSTAQTHTWSQKTWVWDEGFSDAEGGKFKVVALDFGIKRNILRLLTDAGCDVTVLPANTSPDDILAHKPDGIFLSNGPGDPAATGEYAVGAIKSVIDTGLPVFGICLGHQMLALALGGKTIKMHQGHHGANHPVLDQTSGKVEITSMNHGFAVDADSLPDNVEQTHVSLFDGSNCGLAMKDKPVFSVQYHPEASPGPRDSRYLFKRFTDLMDANKAA; this is translated from the coding sequence ATGACGACTGCAGACGCATGGTCCGACACCCCGGCGACCGCCCTGCTTGTGCTCTCCGACGGCAGTGTTATCGAAGGATATGGCTTAGGCGCCACCGGTCAGGCCGTTGGTGAAATCTGTTTCAATACCGCAATGACAGGCTATCAGGAGATCCTGACAGACCCGTCCTATTCCGGTCAGATCATCACCTTCACCTTCCCCCATATCGGCAATGTCGGCACAAATGGCGAAGACATTGAGACCGTGAATATGGCGGCAGACAGCGGTATTCGCGGCACTGTGCTCGCCGCCTCCATCACCGACCCGGCCAATTACCGTGCTGCCCAACACCTAGATGCCTGGCTGAAAAGCCGCAACCTCATCGGTATCAGCGGTGTCGACACGCGTGCACTCACAGCCCTCATTCGCGAGAAGGGTGTTCCCAATGGTGTGATCGCCCATGATCCGGACGGCAACTTTGATTTGGATAACTTGAAGATGGCTGCTGCCAACTGGCCTGGTTTGGTTGGTATGGATCTGGCAAAGGACGTATCGACGGCCCAGACTCACACGTGGTCTCAAAAAACCTGGGTTTGGGATGAAGGCTTTTCCGATGCCGAGGGCGGCAAATTCAAGGTTGTTGCGCTCGATTTCGGCATCAAGCGGAACATCTTGCGCCTTCTGACTGACGCCGGCTGCGATGTCACTGTGCTTCCGGCCAACACGAGCCCTGACGATATTCTTGCCCACAAGCCAGATGGGATATTCCTGTCCAACGGCCCCGGCGACCCAGCCGCCACTGGCGAATACGCTGTCGGCGCCATCAAGTCCGTGATTGATACTGGGCTACCGGTTTTCGGCATTTGCCTTGGCCACCAGATGCTCGCTCTGGCGCTCGGCGGCAAGACCATCAAAATGCACCAGGGTCACCATGGCGCAAACCATCCGGTTCTTGATCAGACCTCCGGCAAAGTTGAGATCACGTCCATGAACCATGGTTTTGCTGTGGACGCGGACAGCCTTCCGGACAACGTCGAGCAAACTCATGTCTCCCTGTTTGACGGATCAAACTGCGGTTTGGCAATGAAAGACAAGCCGGTCTTTTCGGTCCAGTACCATCCCGAAGCGTCTCCTGGCCCGCGTGACAGCCGCTATCTGTTCAAGCGGTTCACCGATTTGATGGACGCCAACAAGGCCGCTTAA
- a CDS encoding MerR family transcriptional regulator yields MNNVATKMVVVPDIAGPDTEVPQEDRPLAISEMSERFGVTLRTLRFYEEKGLLNPVRKGARRFYGARDVSRMRVILQAKKIGLTLVEIRRVISLVEGNTPRGDQFKELQQICAAQQEILLEQKQMLDEQIVEVDEILTSFDQLIS; encoded by the coding sequence ATGAACAACGTAGCTACGAAAATGGTGGTAGTTCCGGACATAGCTGGTCCGGACACTGAAGTCCCTCAGGAAGACCGTCCTTTGGCGATCTCCGAAATGTCGGAGCGGTTCGGAGTAACTCTGCGGACACTTCGGTTTTATGAAGAAAAAGGCCTATTGAATCCAGTCCGCAAAGGCGCCCGCCGGTTCTATGGTGCACGCGATGTATCGCGGATGCGGGTGATCTTGCAGGCTAAGAAAATCGGTCTCACCCTCGTTGAGATCCGGCGGGTAATTTCTCTGGTTGAGGGCAATACACCGCGCGGCGATCAATTCAAGGAGCTGCAACAGATCTGCGCTGCACAGCAGGAAATCCTGCTGGAGCAAAAACAGATGCTCGATGAGCAAATTGTCGAAGTCGACGAAATCCTGACATCTTTTGATCAGCTGATCAGCTGA
- a CDS encoding tripartite tricarboxylate transporter substrate binding protein codes for MFYSDRFLRAAQRLLTAALLGFIVTSTACADTKPIRFLIPGSPGGGWDSTARAVGAALTSTGLATDITYENLPGAGGGRALLSLIRSPKRHKNTLMVQSVPIIIRAIRSDFQPGWRDTTPVAILINDYQAIAVPADSPYQNIYALFAAIKSSPARVPIAGGSEYFSLDHITLGLIAQAAEIPLNKIRYSPADGGEQALNRMLQGQVKAVVSGVGELLPAAQEGKIRILGVTSDGQLQGVAAPALNSIGLNVVFANWRGFFSGANAENSKVTHYRTMLASLSETRVWENTRRVHKWEPMFLAGEQMTDFLLAQETMLRDILQALETGEVKSEPSQLQVSSNRSNSTSIR; via the coding sequence ATGTTTTATAGTGACAGATTTCTGCGTGCTGCCCAGCGGCTTCTGACAGCTGCTCTGCTTGGGTTTATTGTTACTTCGACAGCATGTGCCGACACAAAGCCGATCCGGTTCTTGATCCCTGGAAGTCCGGGCGGTGGCTGGGATTCAACGGCGCGGGCAGTTGGGGCAGCGCTCACATCAACAGGTCTTGCCACCGATATCACCTACGAAAATCTCCCGGGCGCGGGCGGGGGCCGGGCGCTGCTAAGCCTGATTAGGTCTCCGAAACGGCATAAAAACACTTTGATGGTTCAATCGGTACCAATCATAATCCGTGCAATTCGAAGCGATTTTCAGCCGGGTTGGCGGGATACCACACCTGTCGCGATCCTCATAAATGACTATCAGGCAATCGCCGTCCCTGCAGATAGTCCATACCAGAACATCTACGCCCTCTTTGCCGCAATCAAATCCTCTCCAGCAAGAGTGCCAATCGCCGGAGGGTCGGAGTACTTTTCACTGGATCACATCACTCTTGGTCTGATTGCACAAGCGGCAGAAATTCCACTCAATAAGATCAGGTATTCCCCTGCCGATGGCGGAGAACAAGCACTCAACCGCATGCTTCAAGGTCAAGTGAAAGCGGTCGTCAGCGGTGTCGGAGAACTCCTCCCGGCGGCGCAAGAAGGCAAGATTAGAATTCTCGGCGTAACCTCGGACGGGCAATTGCAAGGCGTTGCGGCCCCGGCCCTGAATAGTATTGGATTAAATGTTGTGTTTGCGAACTGGCGTGGCTTCTTTTCCGGGGCCAATGCCGAGAATAGCAAAGTAACCCATTATCGGACCATGCTCGCATCTTTGTCCGAGACCCGTGTTTGGGAAAACACGCGACGCGTGCATAAGTGGGAGCCAATGTTTCTTGCCGGAGAACAGATGACGGACTTTCTTCTGGCACAGGAAACAATGCTTCGTGACATTCTTCAGGCCCTAGAAACTGGCGAAGTAAAATCTGAGCCTTCCCAGCTGCAGGTTTCGTCAAATCGAAGCAATAGCACTTCCATCCGCTGA
- a CDS encoding Lrp/AsnC family transcriptional regulator has translation MKARLDAIDWQILKELQDDGRMTNVELARRVGISAPPCLRRVRALEEAGLIQGYRTLLDEKQLGYDVTAFAMVGLHSQTEADLLAFEQTVEKWPLVRESYMLSGEVDFLLKCVSPDLQTFQNFVIRELTAAPNVDSVRTALTIRRTKDEPVVPIDG, from the coding sequence GTGAAAGCGCGCCTTGATGCCATTGACTGGCAGATCCTAAAGGAATTGCAAGATGATGGCCGGATGACCAACGTTGAGTTGGCACGCCGGGTCGGTATATCTGCGCCGCCCTGTCTTCGGCGGGTCCGGGCCCTTGAAGAAGCAGGGTTGATCCAGGGCTACCGGACGCTCCTTGACGAGAAACAGCTTGGTTATGATGTCACCGCCTTTGCAATGGTCGGACTTCATAGTCAGACTGAAGCAGATTTGCTTGCCTTTGAGCAGACGGTGGAAAAATGGCCGCTCGTCCGCGAGAGCTACATGCTGTCGGGCGAGGTTGATTTTCTATTGAAATGCGTCTCGCCTGATCTGCAGACGTTTCAGAACTTTGTCATCCGGGAGCTGACGGCCGCGCCCAACGTCGATAGCGTGCGCACAGCTTTGACGATCCGCCGGACCAAAGACGAGCCTGTCGTTCCGATCGACGGCTGA